The following proteins are encoded in a genomic region of Cyclonatronum proteinivorum:
- a CDS encoding outer membrane protein assembly factor BamD, producing MLTLILGSSLLLSCTNQNQIRPGDSLEVAFDKAMAFYDRGRFGDAAQAFETVITVGRGTDIGQEAQFFLAESYFKNRQYRLAASEYQRYHIFFNRSDRSPDAQFMEAYSYYLLSPRYELDQTDTFQSIELFQLFVSRNRASPRVEEAVQYIDEMREKLAQKNFSAANQYMRLGRRTAVNFRAAAIYYGLTIDRYPETSFAEKSQANQIRAWVYFAENSTLNRQEERFNKAIESYETYVQLFPRGANRSLAEEYFDRAVQGRDQAVSQLANL from the coding sequence TTGCTGACCCTAATTCTGGGCAGCTCCCTTTTACTCAGTTGTACCAATCAAAATCAAATCCGTCCGGGAGACTCTCTTGAAGTAGCCTTCGATAAAGCGATGGCTTTTTATGACCGCGGGCGTTTCGGTGACGCGGCACAGGCTTTTGAAACGGTAATTACCGTTGGTCGCGGCACGGATATCGGGCAGGAAGCACAGTTTTTTCTGGCAGAGAGCTATTTTAAAAACAGACAATATCGCTTAGCTGCTTCTGAATATCAGCGCTATCACATCTTCTTCAACCGCTCCGACAGATCACCTGACGCTCAGTTTATGGAAGCTTACAGCTATTACCTGCTGAGTCCCCGCTACGAGCTTGATCAGACAGACACGTTTCAGTCAATCGAACTTTTTCAGCTGTTTGTGAGCCGAAACAGGGCGTCGCCCCGGGTCGAAGAAGCGGTTCAGTATATTGATGAAATGCGTGAAAAACTGGCGCAAAAGAATTTTTCTGCCGCCAATCAGTATATGCGTTTGGGGCGCAGAACGGCCGTAAACTTCAGGGCTGCTGCCATCTATTACGGTCTTACGATCGACAGATACCCTGAAACCAGTTTTGCAGAAAAATCACAGGCAAATCAGATTCGGGCCTGGGTTTATTTTGCTGAAAACAGCACGCTCAACCGTCAGGAAGAACGCTTTAACAAGGCAATCGAGTCCTATGAGACCTATGTGCAGCTGTTTCCGCGCGGTGCGAACCGTTCATTGGCTGAAGAATATTTCGACCGTGCGGTACAAGGGCGTGATCAGGCAGTAAGTCAGCTTGCGAACCTTTAG
- the tsaB gene encoding tRNA (adenosine(37)-N6)-threonylcarbamoyltransferase complex dimerization subunit type 1 TsaB: MTTILAFETSTPVCSVALQTGGHSYAETQTGTGIHSEAVFVSAEKLLHRAGLSFKEVGAVVISGGPGSYTGLRISSAAVKGMLFNMAARFYAADTLASIAVGIVNRNKDGAARPQRIHAVLNARRTHLYHQIFCSKNEIGLVPQSTAAVRSLDQIAGLIAGQDVIAGTGTARLNLPESLKSTVEIVSDEAAVHAGHLIEMLVSPAYKSWVREADPEKFEPLYALPDAE; encoded by the coding sequence ATGACAACTATTCTTGCTTTTGAAACATCAACCCCTGTCTGCTCGGTAGCACTGCAAACCGGGGGGCACTCTTATGCAGAAACTCAAACCGGTACTGGTATTCACTCAGAAGCGGTGTTTGTATCGGCTGAAAAACTGCTTCATCGGGCCGGACTTAGCTTTAAAGAAGTCGGTGCTGTTGTTATTTCGGGCGGACCGGGTTCGTACACCGGACTCCGTATTTCGTCTGCCGCCGTGAAAGGAATGCTGTTTAACATGGCTGCCCGCTTCTATGCCGCCGACACCCTGGCTTCCATAGCGGTTGGTATTGTGAACAGGAATAAGGATGGTGCAGCAAGACCTCAGCGGATACATGCAGTCCTGAATGCACGCAGAACCCATTTATATCATCAGATATTCTGCAGCAAGAATGAAATTGGTTTAGTACCGCAGAGCACCGCAGCTGTCAGGTCGCTGGATCAGATTGCAGGTCTTATTGCCGGGCAAGATGTTATCGCAGGCACCGGAACAGCCCGTTTGAACCTGCCTGAAAGCCTAAAAAGTACGGTTGAAATCGTCTCTGATGAAGCAGCAGTACATGCTGGTCATCTCATCGAGATGCTTGTAAGCCCTGCATATAAATCATGGGTCAGAGAAGCGGACCCGGAGAAGTTTGAGCCGCTGTATGCCCTGCCTGATGCAGAATAG
- the tadA gene encoding tRNA adenosine(34) deaminase TadA, translating into MAPFQQPTDPSAWRNHQRFMRLALNEAQLAMQKGEIPVGAVVVHKNQVIGRGHNLVETLSDPTAHAEMQAITAACSTLNDKFLKECTLYVTLEPCPMCAGASVLARLKQICIGTLDSKTGACGTMMNVSSNQKLNHQVEIVHSILEEECSALLKLFFKGRR; encoded by the coding sequence TTGGCCCCGTTTCAGCAACCTACAGATCCTTCTGCATGGCGCAATCATCAGCGATTTATGCGCCTTGCCTTGAATGAGGCTCAGCTCGCAATGCAGAAGGGAGAAATACCGGTTGGCGCAGTGGTAGTCCATAAAAATCAGGTGATCGGACGTGGTCATAATCTTGTGGAGACCTTAAGCGATCCTACCGCCCATGCTGAAATGCAGGCAATTACAGCTGCCTGCAGCACGCTGAACGATAAATTCCTGAAGGAATGTACGCTCTATGTCACGCTTGAACCATGCCCGATGTGCGCCGGCGCTTCTGTGCTTGCACGTCTGAAGCAGATTTGCATAGGCACCCTTGATTCCAAAACAGGTGCCTGTGGTACTATGATGAACGTTTCATCCAACCAAAAGCTCAATCATCAGGTTGAAATTGTACACAGTATACTCGAAGAAGAATGCAGTGCGCTGTTAAAGCTTTTCTTCAAAGGCAGACGATAA
- a CDS encoding alpha/beta hydrolase: protein MEVLSSGKTSFKVEVPYKLFQTGENRPKPLIVYLHGSGQNIEGFEKKMISLQGIEAYHLFIQGPYPDFRKVKHRGKWGFGWYLYNGKQGAFKKSLEYTSEFIQSIIDTVTLRLHVNRLCIIGYSMGAYQAGYFAFSRWKHTNDLIMIGGRLKAESFNEKRFRKCGHINVIAIHGKQDTIVPIEAQREALNLIKEHGVPTRMIELESDHKMTDNVPHLIIDTLSQIGYDTVKITQDTNQ, encoded by the coding sequence ATGGAAGTCCTTAGCTCTGGTAAAACATCGTTTAAAGTAGAAGTCCCTTACAAACTATTTCAAACCGGCGAAAATCGTCCAAAGCCGCTCATCGTGTATTTGCACGGTTCCGGACAAAATATTGAGGGTTTTGAAAAAAAGATGATATCGCTTCAGGGTATAGAAGCCTATCATTTGTTCATTCAGGGACCGTATCCTGATTTCAGGAAAGTTAAGCACAGAGGCAAATGGGGTTTTGGGTGGTATTTGTATAACGGGAAGCAGGGTGCCTTTAAAAAGTCGCTTGAGTACACATCTGAGTTTATTCAGTCTATTATAGATACCGTAACGCTGCGTCTGCATGTGAACCGTTTGTGTATTATCGGCTATTCTATGGGTGCGTATCAGGCAGGCTATTTTGCCTTCAGCAGATGGAAGCATACCAATGATCTTATTATGATAGGTGGCCGTTTGAAAGCAGAGTCCTTCAACGAAAAGCGTTTTCGCAAATGCGGGCACATAAATGTGATTGCCATACATGGCAAGCAAGATACAATTGTCCCGATAGAGGCGCAGCGGGAAGCGCTCAACTTAATTAAAGAGCATGGTGTGCCTACACGAATGATTGAACTTGAGTCAGATCATAAAATGACAGATAACGTACCTCACCTAATCATTGACACCCTTAGTCAAATTGGGTACGATACCGTCAAAATTACGCAGGATACCAATCAGTGA
- a CDS encoding adenine phosphoribosyltransferase, producing the protein MDSITKDEHAFLLSCIRDIPDYPKKGIIFKDITPLLQNPEALKITTEALTRPYRGKEIDLVVGLESRGFLFGPSVAQNLGAGFIPVRKPNKLPFHKIAASYELEYGADTVEMHSDAVKKGQRVLIHDDLIATGGTAAAATELVQKLGGEIVGYSFLINLSFLNGKDKLDKNGLFEAVITL; encoded by the coding sequence ATGGATTCCATAACTAAAGATGAGCACGCGTTTTTGCTGTCGTGCATTCGTGATATTCCGGATTACCCCAAGAAAGGGATTATTTTCAAAGATATCACGCCGCTGCTGCAAAATCCTGAAGCTTTGAAAATCACCACCGAAGCCCTTACACGTCCTTATCGTGGTAAAGAAATCGATCTTGTGGTAGGACTTGAATCACGTGGTTTCTTGTTTGGTCCGTCCGTAGCCCAAAATCTGGGTGCAGGCTTTATACCCGTCCGTAAGCCCAATAAGCTGCCTTTTCATAAAATTGCAGCAAGCTACGAACTTGAATATGGCGCAGATACGGTTGAAATGCATAGTGATGCCGTAAAAAAAGGACAGCGGGTACTTATCCATGACGATTTAATTGCAACAGGTGGTACTGCCGCGGCAGCTACTGAGTTGGTGCAGAAATTAGGTGGCGAAATTGTCGGCTATTCGTTTCTGATAAACCTCAGTTTCCTTAACGGAAAAGACAAGCTCGATAAAAACGGGCTTTTTGAGGCCGTAATAACGCTCTGA
- a CDS encoding TlpA family protein disulfide reductase: MRLTLRLSFIISIAIISCTRDSGEAVLSGTISNALSDRIILSAERIHYKFSDPEYIEATVGENGFFEFRLDLEGEQHFKLIYNNNSFPVFMKPGQKTSLSFHHAHFPGSIRVSGFGRAHYESLLAFLDETESLTRHMARERSRFVRSQPNEYLNAHRNKISRAKEFLGETPFSFLIYGYIGEYLVGRLHEIKLRKEDQNFNVDLARLSVLTEAQLQRFFSHESLKAQRAGIRDFSNEWIQTFGIQSRILSESQPVLNWVIAAGDEVRMHRLQLLDSITDPDARLHALMYFIAEELGDFDFQAGSAMLEEFRSELEAKPEYLAFLEHLHYELSLSQPGMEAIPFQLETFDGDFISLEDFQGTYLLLEFWASWCPNCARETADLIKLRETYGETDLQIVSVSLDESEEAWRAALSRINKPWIHTFDGNGFDQETFRSYRAGSIPYYVLIGRDGTILRNNDIRPSLNLVDVLDDLIYADLDHTYAGQN, encoded by the coding sequence ATGCGTCTGACTTTACGCTTAAGTTTTATAATTTCAATAGCAATTATTTCTTGTACGAGAGATAGCGGTGAGGCTGTGCTTAGCGGCACGATCTCAAACGCCCTCTCTGACCGCATCATTCTTTCTGCGGAGCGGATACACTACAAGTTTAGTGACCCGGAGTACATCGAAGCAACAGTCGGTGAAAACGGTTTTTTTGAATTCAGGCTCGATCTTGAGGGAGAGCAGCATTTCAAACTGATCTACAACAACAACAGCTTCCCCGTTTTCATGAAGCCCGGTCAAAAAACATCACTGAGCTTCCATCACGCACATTTTCCCGGAAGTATACGGGTTTCCGGATTTGGTCGCGCGCACTACGAATCGCTCCTTGCTTTTTTGGATGAAACCGAATCTCTTACCCGACACATGGCGCGGGAACGCAGCAGGTTTGTCCGCAGTCAGCCCAATGAATATCTGAATGCCCACCGCAACAAAATTTCAAGAGCCAAGGAGTTTTTAGGGGAAACGCCCTTCAGCTTCCTGATTTATGGCTACATTGGTGAATATCTTGTGGGAAGGCTTCACGAAATAAAGCTCCGAAAAGAGGATCAGAATTTTAATGTAGATTTAGCACGGCTCTCGGTACTGACCGAGGCGCAGCTACAGCGTTTCTTTAGTCATGAAAGCCTTAAAGCACAGCGGGCAGGTATTCGGGATTTCTCCAATGAATGGATTCAGACCTTTGGCATCCAATCCAGAATTCTTTCAGAATCACAACCTGTTCTCAACTGGGTCATCGCGGCCGGAGACGAAGTGCGCATGCACCGCTTACAGCTCCTGGATAGTATTACTGACCCTGACGCACGGCTACATGCGCTCATGTACTTTATTGCCGAAGAACTTGGCGACTTTGATTTTCAGGCCGGTTCGGCTATGCTGGAGGAATTCAGGTCAGAACTCGAGGCAAAGCCGGAATATCTCGCCTTTCTTGAGCATCTCCATTACGAACTCAGCCTTTCGCAGCCGGGAATGGAAGCCATACCCTTTCAGCTGGAAACCTTTGATGGTGATTTCATCTCGCTCGAAGATTTTCAGGGAACCTATCTCCTTCTCGAGTTTTGGGCAAGCTGGTGCCCCAACTGTGCACGGGAAACCGCTGATCTGATTAAGCTGCGCGAGACGTATGGCGAAACCGACCTGCAGATTGTATCTGTATCACTCGATGAATCAGAAGAGGCCTGGCGAGCCGCTCTTAGCCGGATAAACAAACCGTGGATTCATACATTCGACGGAAACGGTTTTGATCAGGAGACCTTTCGCAGCTACAGGGCAGGCAGTATTCCTTACTACGTATTGATCGGACGTGACGGCACCATCCTAAGAAACAATGATATACGTCCTTCTTTGAATCTCGTTGATGTGCTTGATGATCTCATTTACGCGGATCTTGACCATACCTATGCCGGGCAAAACTAA
- the nadD gene encoding nicotinate (nicotinamide) nucleotide adenylyltransferase — protein sequence MRQTAGAKIIGIYGGSFDPVHKGHVSVVKSVLSDGAVNEVWITPAAQSPFKHNGAVCPFRHRSAMLKLAFQDEMRVRVCEIEQELPKPSFTLQTLRTLRAKYPAYSFMLCLGSDNLRHFTAWHGYDEILKTTKLLVALRPAFSADAIPKEVLKSVQFLNHQPVAVSSTDARAKLRTEQFSHDVPDEVSAYIKAHKLYET from the coding sequence ATGCGACAGACAGCTGGGGCAAAAATAATCGGTATTTACGGGGGCAGTTTTGATCCGGTACACAAAGGGCATGTTTCCGTTGTGAAATCGGTCTTATCAGACGGCGCTGTAAATGAAGTTTGGATTACCCCTGCTGCGCAATCCCCATTTAAGCACAATGGGGCCGTTTGCCCGTTCAGGCACCGCTCAGCGATGCTTAAACTTGCATTTCAGGATGAAATGCGGGTTCGGGTTTGCGAAATTGAACAGGAGCTTCCGAAGCCCAGCTTCACCCTGCAAACCTTGCGGACCTTACGTGCGAAATATCCTGCTTACAGCTTCATGCTGTGTCTGGGGAGCGATAATCTGCGTCATTTTACCGCATGGCATGGGTATGATGAAATACTGAAAACAACAAAACTGCTTGTAGCCCTGAGACCTGCCTTTTCAGCTGATGCGATTCCCAAAGAAGTCCTGAAGTCTGTGCAGTTTCTGAACCATCAGCCTGTAGCTGTTTCCTCAACCGATGCACGTGCGAAACTGCGTACCGAACAGTTTTCGCATGACGTTCCTGATGAAGTGAGCGCCTATATCAAGGCACATAAGCTGTACGAAACCTGA
- a CDS encoding coiled-coil domain-containing protein, translating to MNLFVRACFIPLFLIFFAGINQDIIAQQSDFQIVRSYQTEYNAVMGQLQNIESLQDAEDVILRINQLEREFDEHASLINRFIYPDEFTAQISNLREISRAARAYLVRIGEQAETIEELTNQISELTSELERFSDETESLRSQLQSMTRDRNANRAMAQSLRRELDSRDDFILNLVDSLFVAYDNLDIASLTAAERQEMTLRADRENVVGHIQGIVESNIDFIDTHGDLSSEEFLRLRTVQQRFSESWGSLGTRLAEMYESSASQQEQVEQVNDLMTTWNNRIEQSVWRSLENSFANAGINLSSFNSSASFYAALNTHIDGAIQRTMEEGGSEEELSRYNTFAGIWFNDVKERWHAFIVEGRVLTFENMATIDRKLSDWNVNAQPPGPNYLLFVILLGLVVLILLVVVLTKASGTKPAK from the coding sequence ATGAATCTTTTTGTCAGAGCATGCTTCATCCCTTTGTTCCTGATATTTTTTGCAGGGATAAATCAGGATATTATTGCACAGCAGTCTGATTTTCAAATTGTTCGCTCCTATCAGACGGAGTACAATGCTGTAATGGGGCAACTTCAGAATATTGAAAGTCTTCAGGATGCCGAAGATGTTATCCTGCGAATCAATCAGCTTGAGCGTGAGTTTGATGAGCACGCATCGCTTATCAACCGGTTTATTTATCCGGATGAGTTTACGGCGCAAATCAGCAATCTTCGTGAAATTTCCCGTGCGGCACGCGCTTACCTCGTCCGTATCGGAGAGCAGGCGGAGACCATAGAAGAGCTGACAAATCAGATTTCGGAGCTTACCTCCGAACTCGAACGTTTCAGCGACGAAACAGAAAGCCTGCGTTCGCAGCTCCAAAGCATGACACGCGACAGAAATGCGAACAGAGCAATGGCACAGAGTCTGAGACGTGAGCTCGATTCACGCGACGATTTCATCCTGAATCTTGTGGATTCCCTGTTTGTAGCCTACGATAACCTTGATATCGCAAGCCTGACCGCAGCTGAGCGACAGGAAATGACGCTGCGCGCAGACCGTGAAAACGTTGTAGGACACATTCAAGGAATTGTCGAAAGCAATATTGATTTCATTGATACGCACGGCGATTTATCAAGCGAAGAGTTTCTGCGCCTGCGTACGGTTCAGCAGCGTTTTTCAGAATCATGGGGAAGCCTGGGGACACGCCTCGCCGAAATGTATGAATCCTCTGCATCGCAGCAGGAGCAGGTTGAACAGGTTAACGACCTGATGACAACCTGGAATAACCGGATTGAGCAGAGCGTCTGGCGTTCACTCGAAAACAGTTTTGCAAATGCAGGAATTAACCTTTCCTCTTTCAATAGCTCTGCCTCGTTTTATGCTGCGCTTAATACGCACATAGACGGAGCCATCCAAAGAACCATGGAAGAAGGTGGTAGCGAAGAAGAGTTAAGCCGCTACAACACATTTGCAGGCATCTGGTTCAATGATGTGAAGGAAAGGTGGCATGCCTTTATCGTAGAAGGCCGCGTGCTTACCTTTGAAAATATGGCTACAATTGACCGTAAGCTGAGTGACTGGAACGTAAATGCACAGCCTCCGGGACCCAATTATCTTCTGTTTGTCATTTTACTCGGGCTGGTTGTCCTAATCCTCCTGGTAGTCGTACTTACAAAAGCTTCCGGTACAAAACCGGCAAAATAA
- a CDS encoding TrmH family RNA methyltransferase — translation MRQVLDKRTRYVTVVLEDIYQPHNAAAVLRSCECFGVQDVYAVEGRNTFDISSKISRKAHQWLTLHTFKQAEAGDESCFKALKNKGYKIATLTPEAETRLDQLPLNLPLAFVFGTEKEGVSALARNESDFQVQVPMAGFSESFNVSVTVAITLYETMKRLRMPEIESGFPLSLTSAEKEAIWYVWLKNTVKKSQLLEQEFLQNIKRASNPGK, via the coding sequence ATGCGGCAGGTGCTTGATAAGCGTACCCGATATGTAACGGTTGTACTCGAAGACATCTATCAGCCACACAATGCAGCGGCAGTGCTAAGAAGCTGTGAGTGTTTTGGGGTTCAGGATGTGTATGCTGTTGAAGGCCGCAATACGTTTGATATCAGCAGTAAAATCAGCCGCAAAGCACATCAATGGCTAACCTTACATACTTTTAAGCAGGCGGAAGCCGGAGATGAGTCCTGTTTTAAAGCGTTGAAAAATAAAGGGTACAAAATTGCAACGCTGACGCCTGAAGCTGAAACACGGCTGGATCAGCTGCCGCTTAATCTCCCTTTAGCATTCGTTTTTGGGACCGAAAAGGAAGGGGTATCGGCTTTGGCAAGGAATGAATCCGATTTTCAGGTGCAGGTACCAATGGCCGGCTTCTCAGAGAGTTTTAATGTATCTGTAACCGTTGCCATCACCCTTTATGAGACAATGAAAAGACTGCGTATGCCGGAGATAGAATCAGGTTTTCCGCTTTCCCTTACTTCAGCCGAAAAAGAAGCTATATGGTATGTATGGCTCAAAAATACGGTCAAGAAATCCCAATTGCTGGAGCAGGAATTCCTTCAAAATATAAAACGCGCAAGTAATCCGGGCAAATAG
- a CDS encoding response regulator transcription factor, with translation MKVLVVEDDVDIIKLIKIVLEKNKFEVEIAETGTQGLQYALSKDFDCIVLDIGLPEIDGLEVCRAIRNHKITTPILILSAFGETDTKVSGLNYGADDYIEKPFEIKELLARIHALIRRSKQQSPDQSYSCGSLKIDLVARSFKVKHKDVSLTNNEFEIMAFLFKNSNRIVSIDELSDYVWPNGDRKETNHVNVYISYIRKKISAIDTTPYIITVRYKGFKLIEPDS, from the coding sequence ATGAAAGTATTAGTTGTCGAAGACGATGTTGATATCATAAAGCTCATAAAAATAGTACTGGAGAAAAATAAGTTCGAAGTTGAAATTGCGGAAACAGGTACACAAGGGCTGCAATATGCGTTGTCCAAAGACTTTGACTGTATCGTTCTTGATATCGGGCTGCCTGAAATAGATGGTTTGGAAGTATGCCGTGCCATACGAAATCATAAAATAACGACACCTATTCTCATATTATCTGCCTTCGGAGAGACGGATACGAAAGTTTCAGGACTCAACTATGGGGCGGATGATTACATTGAAAAGCCTTTTGAAATTAAGGAGTTGCTTGCAAGAATACACGCGCTCATTCGAAGAAGCAAGCAGCAAAGTCCGGATCAGAGCTATAGTTGTGGTTCACTTAAAATTGATTTGGTAGCGAGATCATTTAAAGTGAAACACAAAGATGTGAGCCTTACCAATAATGAGTTTGAGATAATGGCTTTTTTGTTTAAAAATAGCAATCGTATCGTAAGTATTGATGAGCTTTCTGATTATGTATGGCCAAACGGGGATCGTAAAGAAACCAATCATGTGAATGTGTACATAAGTTATATTCGTAAAAAAATCAGTGCGATTGACACAACACCATACATTATAACTGTTAGGTATAAAGGGTTTAAGCTCATAGAACCTGATTCCTGA
- a CDS encoding polyprenyl synthetase family protein encodes MNTDRLLSSLIIEALNALPVPSRPKSLYDPVCYTLGLGGKRIRPKLVMIGCGMCGGDPRQAVNAALAVELLHNFTLIHDDIMDQASSRRGKPAVHVRWDTNVAILSGDVMFNMAFQQLNHYTPENGFPPELFGQLHHIFSEATRIVCEGQALDMEFETALEVDLDDYIHMISCKTAALLDASLKMGALIAGANSETVETIGRLGLEAGIAFQIQDDLLDAVADPDKFGKRVGGDIYEGKKTWLSIEALKRAQPEKKSRILAILQNFSCTEEDVRFVVDAYEKLGVLADSEEAIKNHYISCLSALRHFEDSAYKQAILHLIETLRDREN; translated from the coding sequence TTGAATACTGACAGACTCCTTTCCAGTTTAATCATCGAAGCACTCAATGCGCTTCCTGTCCCTTCGCGGCCTAAAAGTCTGTATGACCCGGTGTGCTACACCCTGGGTCTCGGCGGCAAACGCATACGTCCCAAGCTTGTAATGATCGGCTGTGGCATGTGCGGTGGTGATCCCCGGCAGGCTGTTAATGCAGCACTCGCAGTTGAGCTCCTGCATAATTTCACACTCATTCATGATGATATCATGGATCAGGCTTCATCCCGCAGGGGAAAGCCCGCGGTCCATGTTCGGTGGGATACGAACGTGGCTATTTTGAGCGGCGATGTGATGTTCAACATGGCATTTCAGCAATTAAACCACTACACACCCGAAAACGGATTTCCGCCGGAACTCTTTGGGCAGCTTCATCACATCTTTTCAGAAGCTACACGCATTGTGTGCGAAGGGCAGGCCCTTGATATGGAGTTTGAGACAGCCCTTGAAGTGGACCTTGACGATTACATCCACATGATAAGCTGTAAAACGGCCGCCTTACTCGACGCTTCCCTGAAGATGGGTGCGCTTATAGCCGGTGCCAATTCTGAAACGGTCGAAACCATCGGACGGCTTGGTCTCGAAGCCGGTATTGCTTTTCAGATACAGGATGATCTGTTGGATGCTGTTGCTGACCCCGACAAATTCGGTAAACGGGTAGGCGGCGATATCTATGAAGGCAAAAAAACGTGGTTAAGTATAGAAGCCTTAAAACGTGCTCAGCCGGAAAAAAAAAGCCGCATTTTGGCCATTCTCCAAAACTTTTCATGTACGGAAGAAGATGTTCGCTTCGTTGTGGACGCCTATGAAAAACTTGGCGTACTCGCCGATTCAGAAGAAGCCATAAAAAATCATTATATTTCATGCCTTTCTGCGCTTCGTCATTTCGAAGATTCGGCCTATAAACAGGCGATTCTTCATCTGATTGAAACTCTCAGGGATCGCGAAAACTAA
- a CDS encoding M23 family metallopeptidase: MKNLYYYDPHQCQFVVVEYSKKDKILHTLTTSLLIGIVVAGFFITSLVYLSGSPAELALRAENRVLLNQHLQHQNVIGQLSDRLYDISLRDNEVYRTVLGMEPINEDERMAGAGGADLFVSFEGLAPSTTALLRQTSSELENIEQRLRIQQYSFDEVREFYNRNNEKMRHLPILRPIDSIILSGFGMRTHPVLGVRRMHEGLDFRASIGTPIYAPGDGVIKYAANRAGGYGLTIDIDHGHGYMTRYAHLSALGEGIRAGRQVTRGQHIGYTGRSGVVSGPHLHYEIHRNGRPVDPLNYLFADLTPQEYQLFTRIHRSQQRGLLE; the protein is encoded by the coding sequence TTGAAAAATCTCTATTACTACGATCCGCATCAGTGTCAGTTTGTTGTTGTTGAATACTCAAAAAAGGACAAGATTCTTCATACACTGACAACAAGCCTACTAATAGGTATAGTTGTAGCTGGTTTTTTTATTACATCGCTGGTTTACCTTTCCGGATCGCCGGCCGAACTTGCACTCAGAGCTGAGAACCGTGTACTTCTGAATCAGCACTTACAACATCAGAACGTGATCGGTCAGCTCTCTGATCGTCTCTACGATATTTCATTAAGAGATAACGAAGTTTACAGAACTGTTTTAGGGATGGAGCCCATTAATGAGGATGAGCGCATGGCGGGTGCTGGTGGTGCTGATTTATTTGTTTCTTTTGAAGGCTTAGCCCCTTCGACTACGGCCTTGCTGAGACAAACGTCGTCAGAATTAGAGAATATTGAACAGCGACTGAGAATACAGCAATATAGTTTTGATGAAGTCAGAGAGTTTTATAACCGCAATAATGAAAAAATGCGGCATCTCCCCATCCTTCGTCCCATTGACAGCATCATACTCAGTGGTTTCGGTATGCGTACCCATCCTGTGCTTGGCGTTCGCCGTATGCACGAGGGCCTTGACTTCCGTGCAAGCATCGGAACTCCTATTTATGCCCCGGGCGATGGGGTCATCAAATATGCCGCAAACAGAGCCGGCGGCTACGGACTCACCATCGACATCGATCACGGACATGGCTACATGACGCGCTATGCGCACTTATCTGCGCTTGGTGAGGGCATCAGGGCTGGCAGGCAGGTTACCCGAGGACAGCACATTGGCTATACAGGCCGCTCCGGCGTCGTATCAGGTCCGCACCTTCATTATGAAATACACCGCAATGGCAGGCCCGTTGATCCGCTGAACTATTTATTTGCTGATCTCACCCCACAGGAATATCAGCTCTTTACCCGCATTCACCGGTCACAGCAAAGGGGCTTGCTGGAATAA